Genomic segment of Porites lutea chromosome 13, jaPorLute2.1, whole genome shotgun sequence:
ATCGGTATTGTAAACTGTTCATTGTAAATTAAAGCTTACTGTAAAACGGTGAAAAGGCTGATCGGCTGTCCTCAGTCCGTTGCAAAGATACTGCTCATGTCGATTTTACAGATGGTGTAATTCTTGCTTCCTATCGTTGCatcgaagaagataattttgacTGTAAACTTGCCTCTCCTCGCGAATTCTATTGACCGAATACTGAAACGTCGGCAGTCGGTGTTCCCTCTCTTCGTCGGCTTCTTTTGTAGTGTAACTGTAGTATTTTGTTGCTAACTCTTTACATATTCGTGGTCGCTGTATAACCTCTGTCTCCAGTTGATATGCCTTCGCTCTGCCGTTACTCGCGCTGAATTTAAAGTCCACGTCCTCGCTCTTGCGGGGTTTTGTTTGTATATCTTTCCCAGCGAGGATTTCCAGGCACTTATTGAATCCACCGTTGTTGAGTTTGCTGTTCTGTTTTATTTACCTGAGATATTGCATGGGTGGTGACTCACCGACCGTAAACATTGTTATAATTCACAGATGAAAAAACCTGTCTTCATGAATAAATCCCAGAGCTTTGTCGTCGATGTAGACTACGAGAAGTCCCCctttttttcctcagggatagactagagcgagcgaaacgcgagggcgcgtgaaaatcaccccacgcgagaaaaaggcgacacgcggcgccgcgtgtcgccttttctcgcgtggggtgatctTTACGCGTGCTCttgtttcgctcgctctactatccctgaggaaaaatgggggactactcgtagtctatcgTCGATGGCAATCGGTTGCCTCGAAACCCATAATGCGCTTTGACGTCACTACTCtggatgacgtcaaggcggacaCCAACCAAACTCGATAGATCTATAGCCAAGAGGAAATCACGCTGGCCTTGCGATGCTTGAGTGatacacgcgcgcttcgcgcgcgacgagattataaacctcGCTTCGCGAGGAAAAATTCAATgttgttttaaacaaaaaagaaaaaaaggaattcaCACACACACAAGTAAGACTTACCACCAGTTGCTCGAGATTTCCCAAAAAAGTTCCcagaaatttctcaaaaagttgctcaCGAGAGAATGAGGTCTGATGCAAAAATATGCAAAGTGTACAGCAAAAATAAGATTCGGctaagcattattgtgcaattTAGCGGCTTAACCAACGTTGTTCAGCTAGCCTCAATTAAAGCCAAAATAAATGTACGAGTTAAGGGACTACTTCTTATTACCTGGATTTATTCGCACTTTGCGTTCTCTTGAAATTGCCGCTCCCACTGGAGTATACTCTGCTCTGAATTCTGATTGTCCTTGAGCTTTCTTTCGTCTTTCTATTATGTATCATGATTGGATAAATGTCATTTCTTGGATTTATTTCAACGTCTgtattttctttcaatttcagTCGACGTTCACGTGACTGCTGATCACACAATCAAGGCAACCCTCAATACAGTCCCAGGAAAACCACTTGTTTTGTCCTAACGATTACATCTCTAGAGTTATTGAGAGGTGAGTTATTTCCGAAGTATTTTTTAGCCATGCAGCCAGTTGTTTGTGTTGCTTCAGTAGCTGTGCTAATTGTTTGCGAGGTTAACGCCGAGGCAAGGGCCTTAAGCCTTCATTCAAAGCAGAAAACAGAGGCGTCACCACGGTCATGTATGTCTCCTATCCTTTTCTGAACCTTGCTGTAGGTTATTTTACGTCCACTTCAAATTGATATAAACTTTAAGATCCGACAACGATTGAGGCAGGGAGAACGttgaaaaagcaataggtttgttttgtacatttctttgccatcactagctatcactgcacgactacgacctAAAAATGCCtataattttacgttttatgaaggagttaggtaaacaagcgacgacgaaattttcctgccctttctgaacttgaatatggctcttagggattcaactccgcgcTGCCATTTTAAGGACACTGAAAAAATTTTTGAGCTCTTATTGATTTATTGagtgtttctattaaaaagaaagtaaattgCAACCCAGGGTCTAACCCGGACCTCGAACCAGGACCTTTCGTATCCCAAACTCTCTCCCCTACCCTTACACTACCACAGCGACCCGCCAAAATTCCAAGACATTTAAGGGCACAAACTTGCGAAAAGTGTCTTTCTTAACTGTTACATTAATAACGGGTGACCGTAGCTCTTTCCATAACTTTTTTAAACGTAAATACAACTTGGGCCTCAAGGTCGTTGTTTCTAAGACTATTCAGAAACGTATTATTTGCCTTATTATGACTTAACCCAATCTTCACGACTAAAGGTTTGGTTACCAATGGTGGCATCGGCCGTTTAAAATGGCAAAGaacgtttacgaaagggaaattggcgtcgccgtcctcggatcttaattAATGTCcctattagggagcttaaccAACAACGACCGTgatggcagtgaaaacgtcaccATTAGTCAAGACCTAAGGCCTGTTTTCACTCCCTTGTGCCGTCTCAATTCCGATCCAATTTATCTGTCTTCAACATATTTACAACCCACAGTGCATTGAAATTGTTGTagatatatttcaaagaaaatatcagTATCAACTAGAATCATGATCAGTTACATTTATGACTATCCTTGCCAACTGAGAGGGAACAGTGATGGTTATGGTGTTTGATGTTCAATTCTACTGTTTAAGATATGCTTAATTAATGAAGAAACTCATAATTTCAAAATCGTTGCAAATTGTAACTCTACCGCAATCACCACATTATAAAATTAATCCATCTTTGTTGGAAACCCAGAAAGTTTAATCCTCTCCCCAGTGCCCACATTGAAATATTGTCAGAGGTCTAGCTACCAGTAACCTGTAGACCAGTATGCTTGTGTTACCTGAAGAAGTATCCTTAAGCTGCCTGGAAAAATGTGTCGAAGATTGTAAAAATTAGGCCAAAACAATCTGGAAAAATACAACAACGGAACAGAAAGCAAATGAAGAATAGCTAAAAAAATCGGGCCAATGCCCAAGGAACTCCGCTTTAACTTTTTTCACCTTCCCAAGTAAAAGAGTAGTTTTGATAAttcaaaaattataataaaataataattcgtTTTTGACATATAAATGATAAGTAGGGTTTTACAATGATTAAACTGAAAATCTATTCTAAAATTTTATAATTAAACAATGTAAGATTTTAAATGTAAACTACAGTAAGATGAGAATAAATTAGATCAAATTAGCTCAATAAAATCAAACTTCTAGACCCCCAAAACGCTTTAAGGAGGGTGGATGGGGTTTTTCAGGGACAAGCTCGAGCATTTGAAAATATGACCACtacagctgtattagataaagatgaaaatttgttatggtCAGTGTTACAATAACATCGGAGTTGCCATTATTTTAGTTGCCTGTAAGCAGAGCatgcaagctctccatttcgagTGACGAGCAAAGCGAGCCACCTAGTTGCTCACAGGCTATTATTTTGAGGACAACAATACGCGACTTACaaatctcccataatgcaccttatttgccccccaaaattttgcataacctttgtttttcatttctccagggtattacagccgtcccaagagaaattgaaaacaatgcttatgcaaaatttgggggggggggggggggggcaaataaggtgcattatgggagatgtgcaagtggcgtatagCTAACATTTTTGGGTATATTCCAAATGCAttgttactgctgttcacgtgaccgaaacttggagacaataacACTCCTGAATAACGAGTCattctcacttgtaaacacgaGATTGAAACTGTGATTTGAAATGTTGGAAAATTCTATAAAATCTAACTTTGTGTATGTACTGTTTACCGCCATATATGCCACTTGCACATGTCCCATAACGCAccgccccccaaaattttgcgtaacacttctttttcatttctcctgggtattacagccgtcccaagagaaattgaaaacaatgcttatgcaattttttttggggggggcgggggggggggcaaataaggtgcattatgaaTGATGTGCAAGCGGCGTAGGCACATTTTCTACGCATAAGttgatccgtcaatcaaatcGCACTCCAATAGTCCCTTTCTGTTTCTGTtcagatcacttcgtgtgtagatgttgtggtttaattttatgtttaaattttattttcctttgttttggaaTATGGTAATGTATtgtaatgagtttaaaacaaagggaaatagaATTTAagccaaggataaaactgagcCGCAACTTGATACTGAAACAATAAATTTTCTGTCTCGGTGAAAAGTGACTTTGGCAATATTTATCTAGTGACCtctatttcaaagaaaaattgttaTATATAGTGATGTACTCTTCGCCTTCAAAAAATACCATTTAAGAAAGTAATCGTTTTTCGTTTTACCAAAGTCCCTGGTTGTTTGCTATTTCGAAAAAGTTTGCGGAAAAtatggttggaaagtaaataGAACACGACTTTTTGTGTCGTTTTAGTGGAAGATTTCCGGGAGCTACGGAACGTCTGAAAAGGTAGtactcttttcccggtcggaatGTTCCACACGGAGATTCGTGGTCCATTACTCCAAAGCCATCTTCGATACGAGTTTCTGAACCGTTTTCACGGTCGTTTTGCagtaaatggaactgatttgtagAAATGGTTAACGTGATTCCGTAGCGAAATTAACCATTGCTGAATTTTTCTTACCATTTACCCAATTGGTGAACCGAACGGTTTGCGGGTGTAAATGGTAAAACAAGCCCCGTTTTAAGAAGAAAATTTCTTTCGGGTAAAAATGATGGTCACTCGCCTACCTGTTCTACCCTGGGCTACCAACTTTTCATACTTTCCCTTGCTAGATTGGTGAACCGTTAGATGACCCTTTTTTGTGATGGTAGGGTCATCCTCCTAGCTGTGCCAACCTCCCTCCGTACAAACACTTTGGAACGCCAGCCGGGTTTACTCGGGACAAGCATAGGCGAGAAAACCAGAGCATATGCGAGCGCGGTTGGCTTGGGCAAAGGCATCGGCTTTTCTTGCATGAAATGTGACCACTCGCTAAAGTTGTCTACTAGAAACTTTCAGATAGACCTTCCCCGCATTTGGCTCGAGTGAGCACACACTATGACAGGAGGTCGAGTCTTGGGTTGACAATTtcatataattattatgttgTATAAAAAAACACAGCTAGTTCACTTAACGTTGTTGGATTTTTGAGGACTCAGGCATACGCGACGTCAAGACCGCGAGGTCACGTGCCGGCTAGCTGTGAATTCTTTGCAATGGGCAAGTTTCGAATTACAAAATGCATACTTGATACAGAGACTGAGGgaaataaacaaactaaaaagACAATAATGAATTTTTATCCCTGAATCTCAATGCGCTTCTTTTTTTATACTCCTCAGAAATTATCGGATAGACGATGAAGAATACTCAGCGATTATACGTGATTTTGGTTGTTTAGTAACATCTGAGGGAAACAGAGTGCCGAAATCAAAGATATTGACGAATAGAAGGGAAAGGTTTACTTAGCCTTTATCGTTTAATTATTTAGCGCAGCTAATATGGTCACGAGGTCCGTTACAGTAGCCAAAAAAGGATGAAGGGAAAGTTATTGTCTAGGCCTTATTATTAGGCGCGGTCAAATCGTTTAGGGCTCCAAGGTGAACGGAGAGTCTTCTGGACGTTGACGTCCTAGTTACGTCACAAAAAAAGGCCAGTTCCGCGCAGGGACTGGACACGAGGATTGCCAGACAGAAATCAGTGGaaatacttgaaaaaaaaaaatgctccaGGGGGTAACAGGCCAGCCCTCATCAAGCCAGCGACTTTTTTGAGGGGGCTTCCGTACCGTACCGTACCGTCAAGTTGGGCGTCAGCTTGTTGCACAGGCACAGGGCTATCAGCTGGCATGTATTTGGGGTAGCCACTCTGGTTGAATTTCAGGGGTGTAGGGTTGGTCTAATTAAAGTTTGATGTTTTACTGCGCTTGGATGCAGTTCTTTGTGAAGTTTCCAAGCAAACAATAAAGCCCTCTGTTGTTTATGTTGCCAAGTCAGCATGAAGTCAAATTGGAGGTTGTAGGATTGCTTTTCTTCGAGGAATGTTGTTAAGGGTTGTATTAGGGAGGCCAATGGCATTACAAAATAGGGTGAATTGGGGAAATGGCTTTGCATTCGGTGGCGCTAACAATAAAACTGACCCTTAAATGTCTTATTTTCCAGCCTAATGAGGAAAGCTTCACTTCTGGCATCTTTTAAGATAGTGCTGTGTGTCAACTGGAAGCTGGTGCATtcaagaatttctttttaaggTGAGATTTGCCATTAAGAAGGGCCATTAAATTACCAATTAGTGAGAATGACTGGCATTTTTTAATACTACGGTTTTCAGAAAACCAGGTATAACATTTTTCAGACCTAAAATATTTTGTAGTCACTTCTGAGTGTCGTTTGTGAGGGTCGAGCCTTTTGGCGGCTATCCTACGACCctattttttgtttctgaacttcattgttaaaggagctgtgtcacaatTCGTTGGTATTGGTTTAAAATGCTTAGGGACTGGTTTAGTCTTAAACAtattaaattacttttaattACAAACCCGCCTAAACAAGGGGAGGTGTCTTTCTTCTGTTAAGTTACGCTGGTGTGCAatcgatttttatttcaaaaactaatCATGCTTTGATTGCCCTCTGAGAGAATCGtctaataaaatattattttctttttaaccgaGGTTACGTAGTTTTAATTTCAGCTCAACCTTTACCCGAAATTGAAGAATTGAACTTGACATTTGAGACCCACGTTCtcaaagttttatttgcatctCGCTGGTTCAAAATGAGTGAGAAGCGTAATAGGATAATGATCAGATAGGCGAATAACTTAAAAGCATGTCATTTGTTTGGAAGGTTGTGCAGTCATGATAATACATAGAATTGGCCAGGACTGAAAGCGAAGCTCTCCTTAATATTGATAGtttcctcaaagaaaatataaaatccaGTAATACTAGAGACAGGGTGAAAACAACGAGAGCCGggtaaaaaacagcaaaaatagatctaattagcaaaacaacgacaacaacaactttgcacgtgtagcacacttagttttttctaattagcaaaagaaaaaagcaacaactttgcacgtgcagcacactttttttctaattagcaaaaaaagcaactttgctcatgcagcacacttttttgtacatttcctttccgatgttttgcacgactaaaacgtgaaacttcttTGAACCTCCTATTAACACGTTTTTTGGAGAAAAGgtttgtgttcctgttcactctgttttttcactgccgctcattttcactttggtagccgctagcatttctcatttacTAACCGTCGctatataattttcatgtttttctttcaacgaaattggtctccgttgttatttctttctcgctctagctctttccctGTTTTCTAAGTTAATGaagacattaaaatttagtgGAAAGAAAGActcgttttttgttgttttcttttgtttttgtctattttttttatcaaaaagttaaacgctaaaagatttttaaaatacatttaaaaaacatttaaaaaagtgaacgacGTTTCGGCGCTACGTTACGCCATTATCAagttgaaaactgaaaaagtaTAAGGTGCAaaacaaatatataaaatttgaaacaatacatAGAATATTTGCGGGTCCAATGGGTATAATTCCCAAGGTAAGAAACAcaataagagaaaaaagaatttaaaaaaatgtacgaAAGTGTCACGTAAATAGTTTGGCGCGAATGGAGTCGGCTTGCGTGTTAAGAGAAGGCTTGATGTCCTTTATGTATAACATCTCGTAGACTAAGCAATCAAACTTGCTGTTACATTTCCTTAGAACTTTGAAAAGATGGTCAgtctttgttctgttgttgccaTGCAGTGTTTCAAGGCGTTTCCCGATGGCTGAATAACGGTGTTCACTTATGCGTTGATGTAAGCGTCGGGCAGTGTACCCGACATAATTTGCGTTGCACAAATCACATTGAAATAAGTATACAACGCATTGAGTGTTGACGATCGGGGGCTTGTTTTCCTTGACACTCAGGGTTTGTGACAGCatggcaacaacaacaaagactgACCATCTTTTCAAAGTTCTAAGGAAATGTAACAGCAAGTTTGATTGCTTTGTCTACGAGATGTTATACATAAAGGACATCAAGTCTTCTCTTAACACGCAAGCCGACTCCATTCACGTGACACTTTCgtacatttttatttattcatttatttatttttcttgataaTGGCGTAACGTAGCGCCGAAACGTCGGTCacttttttaaatgttatttaaatgtattttaaaaatcttttagcgtttaactttttgatcaaatAATTTTCGAAATCTCTCCTGTtacgtcttttttttctctttaaaactccgggcggccatgtggtTTACCGCCGAAACGAGCGAGTTGCTTGAAATGGAAAATTTCACCTCAGctataacatactcctcccccgaCGGGCTGACGTCTGACTCCCTTCCCCCTTCCGCAGCGCCTGTACGGACGGGATgtcgtacgctgacgtcataaccaaattctCTCGGATagatagattaccaaattttcttagctatggtgCTCCGCTCGGGGAAGGAGCTCCGCTACAATGTACTGTTCATGGTGTGACTTAATTTATGAAATTTTATACGGAAAGTATGTAATTGACCCAAGATATTAATGTCAAGTATTAAGATTCAATACTTCTGGgctttattttttaacagaTATAGATTTGATAGCAACTGTTACTTTACAAACATTATTACCTCACTACATAGCATAAGTCTAACACGCTTTTTAGAATTTCGAAAAGTCCAGATGATCACGTGACAAGAGCTCATTGCTGAGCTTTTGCTACTTCTTCAATGAAGATACGATTCATTGAGTGCCAACCAGTGTCGGCGTTAGCAAGCTTATGTCTTATGACGCACTTTCCAACCGAGAATCCCACTCGCACCTTTCCTTTCTGAATGTTATTGCAGTGACCTTCAATTTGGCGGTGATGATGACGATTGTGGTTTCTGCCTGTTGCCATGTAGAATGCACCGTCAATAGTTCCAGGAGAGCTGCACTCGGCTCCATTAAAGGTGAAATACCAGCGACTACAGCAGTTGTCACAATAGCCAACCCTGAGGTTACCAGCATAGTAGACATGGAGGGAAGTGTCCGAGTATTTCTTCACAAAGTCACAGTTCTAAACGagatataaagaaacaaaatagcTTCTTTGCCTGCAGTATGACAGTcaattattttagtaaaatcatCATTAACGCTAACCGCTGACCAAAGCATTATGACAATCAATCATTTTAGTGAAAATTACTTGCTTTAAGCCAATAGAATATTTTTTAACTCGGGTAACAAAGCCGGACGATCCGTACTTACATATATCAGTCCTGAATCTTTGCCGTCTTCTTTTTTCCAAGCACACTCCTTCCAGTTCATGTGTGAAGCCAATGGAGGAGATCCACTGTCGCCTTTGTCCCCTCGCTGTCCTTTTTGTCCGGCAGAACCCTGGAGCCCAGGCTCTCCCTTTGTTCCTTTCTTTCCGCCAGTACCAGGTGGTCCCTGGGTCCCAGTTTTCCCCGGGCTACCCAGGTCTCCTTTGGCTCCATCTCGACCAGGTGCCCCAGGGGCTCCTGGGACGCATGTCATGTATGTCCACATCCCGGTTTGTCCGCCATTATTACAAGATGGACAAGATGAAACAGCCTGCCAAAAAGAGAAAAGTCAAAGGCAAACTACTAGTAGCTCTTGTCAATTTGTCTTTCATCTAGTGTTTCAATCTAGGTGAGGAAGTGCCTAGTGACTTTCGTTAATTTGCAAGTGTTAATTTAGGTTTCTTTGATAAAATCCTAAGTTGTGATTAAAGAAATTCGTCTTTCAGCCCAGAAGCTATATACTAGTATCTACCACGTTGATAATAACGTTACTTTTGATTACGTTCGATTTTTGCTAAGGTTGTACAAGTAATTAGTTACCtccttaatttttattttaatttaaaacatttcttattATTGatcaaaaaaagcaaaaagtaaaattaacaAATGGTCATTATTGCCACTTTTCTCAATAAATTAACATTATTCAACAGTAATCAAATCAATGTGCAGTGGTTATGGGTATAAATACAGTTACCTTGGTGTCTGACGGCTTGTTGTCCTTAGCAAAGCAGAAAGCGGCCAAGAGCGAGAAAATCAGTACAAACATGGTGGACAGTTTAACTCGTGATCGCATCATCAAAGTCCTCTAATTTATTGTGCACTAAAATTAAAGTTTGATCATGatatgaaatattttgattAGTTCAAACGATGAACACAACTTCGATTACGATATGCCTTGGAAAAATGAACGGCTTGAATGCTAGCTATCTTCAAGAGTGTTACAGCGTCTTTTGAAGTAAACTTACCTTGTTCGTTTCACGATTGCCAAAGCCAAATGATAGCAATGACTATTGCGACAGGTTAATTTATCTCTGTTGCAATAATTACTtaatttttctcgtttctttaACAAGTTTCGAAGAAAGAGGGCTTCAGTTGCTTTTCACGCGTAAAAGACGTTgagcattttgattggttcttTTACCTTACCATGAAGAAATTCgtgtttacagtcaaaccaagtcaagcgtaccccccaagattctatcagTGAATTGATTATTCGAAAAATGAATCcattagtcgttcccgtaactggtgtcaaattcaaagcggcatttctgcatgcgtaatgagcagtgaatattttacgagaacttctctgtatttggtcggattggaaatctttgattggattaagcttcttagaagacaCTTACATCAATTTCTAgaaaatggagctggtagaaatttcataactgcctcgcgtgtgaattcacggctcattacacatacaagaatgcagagatcaatctgaaatctacaactagcaacggattcaacttttgaataataaattcattaatgaattcttggggggtacacttgacctggtttgactgtaatgtgTTTTTCAGTTACTGAGTTCCTGTGAAGATCATGCTTTTGTTCCAGTTCGAGAGTCTACCAGCCACAACGtcatttattatattattttattaaaattttgttgcATGTAGGATCTATCCCTTAGTGTAGGTAACGTTTGTCCTTAAACCGCCGAGCGATCTTTTGATTCGGTGTTGTAGCTTCACGAGGATTGCCGTCAGCTCATCGCCTTTTCGTGCAGTgggaaaaatattattaataaactGAGGACAGTTTGCAGGACTGAATCTTAATTCAAAcgctgttgttgtttaaattAGGATTTTCTAATCTAGTGTTTTGCTGAAAACTTGTTGAAAGAAGTACAACTTTCTTTGCTCATTCCTCTATCCAGTATAAAAGCATAGAATTTACCCGCATCCAAATTCGAACATTtctctttgcgaaagttaacacATCAGAATATCCAAATAAGGAATTTCGTAGTCGTTTTCAACTTTAAGCTTAATTGACATGAATCAACTTAGTTTTATATTAATCATTGGACACTGAAaatcctttctcttttttttactgTGGTAAATGATTGCTAATGCTTATTGACATCATACCTTAAATCGTTCAGTGGATTATATTGAAGAGTGATTCCTACTTTCGATTCACGGTGCTTTGATCCGTGTACTCGgaatatttttggaaaacaacAGACATTACCGTATGGGCTTAAGGAGATAAGAGCACGTGTGGCGTATGTATGGTtataccttgttaccttgtttgCCATATGTTTTCATTCCTCGACTGATGATCTGTCTTCATGAAAGTTACGAGAACTGGGAGaaagaagataaaaagaaacattgaATCAAAAAGCATAATTTAAATAGAgtcagagaaaagaagaaagctTCGTACATTGTACATACCAACACTCTGCTAAGGGGACTGAATCATAGAATTTCCTTATTTAAATACGTTTCTTGTCAAAACATGCTCACTAAACAGCCTACGTATGTATTCGAATTTCTATTAGACAATTTCATTCACTTACGGAAATATTTGGTTGCTAAGTAATTGATGCACCCAATGGACGGCCTCCCggatatcattttatttttgaaccCTTGCTGGAGTTCAACTAAATCATTGTAACCAACAGATTACAACTTTTgctaaaaataaattgatttttttcgCGGATTGTTTAAATCCAAGTGCGATTATTTTTTCGTAACCTATCAAAAAAAGGTACAACTGTATAATTGAAAGAAGAGTTGCAATTTGTGATTTCGCGTGGTATAATTACTTAGGGAAATTATTCTCCAAACTGACCTCGAATAACGGAAAGGGTAGTACATTGTTATCCTCATATTTTCAAACTTCTTTCCATCTTAGTGGCCTTTCCCATTCTGGTCCATTCCAATTCCAAACAGTAAATACTCTCAGCGTAAcaacttaattttatttagcgATCTTACACGTTCAGTCGCTCGATGATTCACCATCTGTGGCGTGTAGCAGTTAGTATTTCGTGCTTCGTAAGTCAAGAATTTGCTTGATTATCTTCTGACGCGCCCAATAAGTGTTCtcagaaaacaaataaaacgtgGAAATATCTTTAATCAACTGCATTTTCAAAATCCTTAACTCACTCTCTGTCAGTTTTTGCTTATCTTTGAAGAATAGTATGCGGCAGTAAATTAAGAAAGTAAATTCGGATTCAAAAATCTGTACGACGAGTGTGATGAAAAGGAATCATTGTTTCTTGAACATagagttgactcccgataactcgaaccctcgcgaactcgaaccaaagtcgatttcccctggatttgatttactgtaattttaccctaggtaactcgaaccctcgataactcgaacctcccgctatctcgaagtaatttttgtttcccttcagcaCATTTCTGTACAATTTCACCCTCGATATACTCAAACCATGTTATATACTgaagtccgaaacattgaattcaTTTCGAAACAACCGAGTAAATTccttgtctttacttttttgtcacaccagttcaaattcagtgtccattcCTGTATActtttttgcttaaaattattGCCTTTCCTTcccatccatttgcttattttcCTACTTCCagttatttgcttcaaactcccgataactcgaactcttttcgatttcccttgaaggttccgGTTATCGGAAGCCGACTGTATTTATTAAGTTTCCTTTCTAATGAAGCGATAAATCATTTTGAAAAGTAGATAATGGTTTTGTTGTTCGATAAATTAACAAGCTTGTCGAGCggtaaaaatgcaaaaatattttctaCACATCACTTGCGTTTTATTACAGAGCTAATGTGTCGCTG
This window contains:
- the LOC140923755 gene encoding collagen triple helix repeat-containing protein 1-like, yielding MMRSRVKLSTMFVLIFSLLAAFCFAKDNKPSDTKAVSSCPSCNNGGQTGMWTYMTCVPGAPGAPGRDGAKGDLGSPGKTGTQGPPGTGGKKGTKGEPGLQGSAGQKGQRGDKGDSGSPPLASHMNWKECAWKKEDGKDSGLIYNCDFVKKYSDTSLHVYYAGNLRVGYCDNCCSRWYFTFNGAECSSPGTIDGAFYMATGRNHNRHHHRQIEGHCNNIQKGKVRVGFSVGKCVIRHKLANADTGWHSMNRIFIEEVAKAQQ